The DNA window tatataaagatatcgCATCTCTTTAAGGACACCAATGAAATGAGTAATTTACTCTGGAAAGTCACAAaagctatttattattgtaagagCAACGATTTATTGGGTCGTTTACTATCGGTCTTGTGATTTTCCTATTATATCGCGACTGATGTTTAATTAGAtcgtattaatttaaagtattgttaTAAACACAAGTATTGATATATAGCATTTATAAAAAGTGTGCTATCATACCATAAACAATTAAGACATAATacagatttatattattgaattttaacgtCGCAATTGTAAAAGTTACTCccgtaaatttaatgaataactcACATGTACTTTCACGACACGATACAGCTTCCAGTTCACATAATGTAGCAAAAGTCCTAGCGGTTCCGGTCGCATCAAAAGCACACACTGGTCCTGCCGGTGGTGACACACACCTGCCAGCACATAGCGGCGGTGGTACACCCTCCCTCACGCGTGCACGGATCATCTCAGCCGGAATACGTATTTTTGTGCCTAGTTTTTCTACATTATTGGTCTCTCCTATATGTGCTGGTCTTAGGAACGGCAAACTTGCCGACTGGGTGTCCTGTAATACTGCAAAATAAatcaaggttaaattactaatttactattttaaactaATGTCACTGTTACTCACTCATATATAACACATTATATACACAAGTTTATGTTttcgaaaagaaaataaatattgaaatccaCGTATCCATCGAAAATAGCCAGTTTGATAAGTATCcagtaatataagtaaaatggATTAGTTAAATTAAGCGAATTGAATAGTGGAAAGAATTTACAGTCCTGCAGTTTCTtggaaataattgaaaaacagAACTATTGTTAGTGAATTTGATAAACAGTTTTCTAGGCCTGTGCTAAAATAGGAATTCCGCGAGGATCAagatcatttctttttttttatatatgtaaatgaccTATATGTTTACATAACGTTTTTATGCCAAAATTGTggtattatacgtatatattgtatgataattcTTCATTCTTCAGATTCTCTATTCTTTTTTTCTTCATAACTTAGCTACCGAAGCGAACCGAACCAGTTGTGAATATGATTCTGTAAGTAACAGCGTATCAATGTACCTAACGGTGAGTTATTGGCTCATATCGAGAAGGAGAAAgatgatcttttaggctctcccTGCGCGTCCAAATCAAACTGGATGACAAAGAAAAATTACCACCAACTGATAACACTAATACAAAAAATTCCGGTAAATTGCAGTTCGTAAAGTACTTTTTTTCATGGATAaatcgagtggacccgatgctAAGGACATGTGTTTTTAAGTCGGCATTGGTTTTAAGGCGTCTTTTTCGGTAATTCTTAGCATAGGTTTCTTCCTGAACCCCTGGAAGATTGCTTTGCTGCAGCTGATCCATAAAAAAGGCAACCGCTCAAatccatttaattattataggctTATAGCCATACCAACCTCCTTGTAATGGAGTCAAGCTGGAtcaccagctttttggcagatcggagcatcaaggtcgttgtcgacggtgcatatTTTGACTTAGAAACTCGTCAATTCTGGTGTTCCTCAAGGCTGCGTACTCTCACCCATTCCTTTTCTTCTGtatatcaatgatttttttgcaaattaacaacattaactgttatgcagacgacagtaccgtagaTACCTTATACACCGGCCGTGATAATATCCTGGGAAAATGTTGACAAAAACCAGAACAAaattgtgtctgaaatcgagtgtTTGTTAAACGAAACGACTCCACAGTTTGagaaaattcccactgctgccACAGCTAGTATCAGAATACTCAGCAAAGCAGCGGTCCATAGCTTAAAACTGCAAGGtacaaattcggcctcacatcgAGTTCAGCTCTCAGCTCTAGGCGGGTGCTGCCCGGCTATTGCCCGCTCCGGATTGGACGAAGATGAAGAGACGGAAGATTTTTTTGGGTATCCCGGTGAAATAGCACCGGTGAGTTCCACATCCCTAGTTTACTTGGTTTAGATGTACAAAggatagaatttatttaatattaatttacttaggttttgttagtaaatataaattgatacgCTTTGTTACTGTTTTATTCCATTGTTttgctaatatatataatgcccCAGATTATTATGCGACATCTTATGACCTTTGTTAATCTAAtcagtattgtttattttccaAAACTTTTCCTGTGATCcctatgaatataatatttacgatcTTGAAAACAGCATTATCGATGCAATGTAAACAAAGCTACTACGTTTACTTTTACTGCTACTACGTTTGAGTAAATTTGGAGATTTTAAATATCTCAGTGTTGACTTTAGATAAACTCTAGCATTATCTTAAAGAAGTTttgaaatttgtatatttataaaagtttaagtatatgtaaaataataaataaataattttatcccgTCGAAGTACCGTGCGACGGTTGCTGCTACGTACGTGATATCGTGTCAATTTTGAATTGCTGCTTGATATGGAGAACTTGACTAcaactattttttgttacacTACGTACATTTGCACGAAGAACAAGGctgataaattgtaataataatttaattattgtattaaatatatctctacaaaatacattgtgcatttaatattgatcaatatggccctgtacaacatgtaatttaaatgaatattttcgaagatattacagatttaaaatgcagggacatagcggtttgtagtTTGTAGCGGGactagttaaattataaattctttttgaaataaatttgccTTCGAAGTTTCAAGTGCAAACCATAAACGTACAATAGGAATAAACGTATAGTTTGGTATATTTGCGTCGTTTGTTCGCTCCAGCATTTTCGACTGCAGTTCTTAAGATTGTTTCAATGCATGTGATTAGATGTTAATTTATGTAGAGTTCCAAAATAGAGCCCATTCACGATTCTAGGCAATCAGTTTCAGTCCCTCAGATCGTTTGTCATCATGACAACTAATTCCAGAGGATACAACTTGCACTTGAGCCTGAACGTTGAAGTTGGTACTTTGGCAAGATAAACTCAAAATCTATCAAAagtttataagaattataagcagccgataaaatgttaaaatttactcCCTAAAAATCAATTGTTTAGTATCAATCAATCGCCTAGACTatagtattatgttttaatcatCAAAGTGTATATGGTACGTTATTGCACAAATAAATCGATTTATCAGCACATTGTGGGTAGCTCTCTAAAAAAGCCATCCTCGTTCCTATCGCTTCCTCGACTTAGTCAACACAGGAACTCAGTATCAAATGATTCCCACGGTTAGTGCTTACTATTAAGTACGTTTATATTATGCCAGTTCAGTAACAATgaattgaaatacattttttttatgattcaatAAGCAAATGACACCACAAATATGGTTGGTAAGGACTAAGGAACAATTAAGCAATAACGGCttcatgaatttatttgctGTTGATAATTTGATCTTCAAAATAGACAGTGCCAgtaactgtttttaatattaaattactttcaaaaaaatatatatatagtccacatatttttaatatcaagtttGTACTTCCGGACGAAGTTAATAGTGAGTAGCAGTTATATTACTCGAGTGGTTTAAGCTTTAAAGGTGATATTGGTTCAGTTGTAAACAAGCCCTGTAATGGACGTTGATAACCCAAAGATCAAGTCGCCAATCAGTCTGATTGATATTAGAACTTGGTAGCTTTGTTTGCACATTAATTACACATTAATTAGCGAACGGCATGTGTTGCGCGTGCGACGTTAAAAGAGGTcgcatttcattttttttatcgatagatTCAAACCTTCTACTTAGTATTAAGACTTTCATTGTTTGACTTTCATTAATGATTGATCCTCATAatactgtttttaaattttactttaactgTTTTaagaatttctaaaaatattggtCCTCTCATATAACGAATGAGCTCAGTATCCAATATCATGTTTTTACatctaataatattagataataacaaaacagttaacataatacttatatcatatttaaaaagttaattatgtatttcaaatatgtacACTTTATTATTATGCGTGTTATGTACGTAAACGTGGGTATTCGAATGACCTAtatgatgataaatataatttgttaattttatgaaaacaaaaccgttcaattttaaaattatttaattaaataagatactaaaatattaatcattttcgGAATGGATTTTCCTTGTTATTGTTGACTTAAGAACTGGTTACATtacattgttgttattttataaaatagtgtacacatttaaaacacatttacgCAGTTgtgtatattgttaattatatttacgcagttaataaagaattaagGAGAATGTGTGCTACGAACCTGTAATGATAATTACACACAACAGTACCCGCCAGCTTAACATTTCCACCTTATTGTGTCCAATAGAATCAACTTTCACACTCGCACGTCTTTTCACTCACTGGCTTCGATATTTACTATTGTCCCTCGCAATAATTATATACGTTTAGAATTAATTTCTCGAACACTTAAAATTCGTATTGTCCGTTTAGAAATCAATGTTGATGGGTATGTATTTATCGGTTTACTGCATCAGACGCATTGGGAGCGTGGTCCAGGGCGGACGGAAGAGGGGGATTGTAGTGGTGGTGGCAGCGATAACCTCTGCCTCGCCCGGAGGACGAACGGGCGATAACAGTCCGCAGCAGcgcctttaaaataaaagcgaGCATTCTTTCCTACAGATAATATGGAACGTTGCTTGTTGTAAAtttttgcaataatatatttacgaaaataataatttaacctgTTAGCtgtttacgttttaatatatgcaataaaacttattcaatAATAGCACATCAACCAACATTATACCAATGTAATGAATGATACTCGTAGCGCATATTTGTTAAAAGGATGAGTTACATTCTTATTTGATGTCATTCCAACTTGaggaaataaaattgaatttggaatttgaaataataaaaaaaaaaaaatttaaatatttgactcGGTAAGATATGTTTGATGTGATATGATTTATATGACCCGTTGAACTTATGATGTCATGCATCCACTTATATCACAGTTCCAGCGATCTCTAGAAGCACTCAGAttcagtattatttttgtaaattttcaattacCAGATTCATGTAatagtttctttttaatattggaGATActgttattaatgtaaatatataacattactttaaagttaaaatgcatttaaaataaactacacaGTTTAGAAGCTTGTAAggcatatattaaatttaagatattgtcaatttaaaaggaatcttaatataatattaatttcattattgaaGCAACTATtgtgaatgattattattaatctattattttatgcacgtgttcataaatacatatattatttaagtatgtacTGTGTTGAGGAAGTCTGACTGTTAAGAATAAAGGTAtaatataaacgtaatatatacatacgttgtatgatatttcgtttatattataatatataacgataaatatttctttttttttaacgactGTTTGCAAGATAATACTCTTTTACCGacttttgtacattttaatttaattttccgtAGACGCTTGTTTTTCAGTTTAACATATTCCTACTGACTTATTTACACAATAGTCCTCCATCGAGTATAGTCTTCGTGCTCCACGACTACTCTCAACTGCTAACAAAGTGCGATGGCAGGTTTGGCGGTGGCAGCCACATTATCTTATCCCTTAAGGATTCCATTATAAGTTCtagtaatacataaaataatatactgatACCCGTTCACacaaatttcattaatacatcaattataaatacaaatattacatttcttgtttatttaacGTGACTACACTAAAGCTCATCAATTGCTACCAaagcgaaaaataaaataaaaataaactggtaGACAAAAAGGAGAAAAAGGTACTGAAGTGTTTTgccattttataaatagatttctaATGTTGTTAAATTGATTCATCTTTTTATTCTATtcatttatgaatattgtattttcttgcttttaataaattaaacttaaattgtaCTATACAAAAGTTTGACTTAGTGCAAGGTGCACTATACAATAATGGAAATTTAAGATATGAATCGAAAATCATTAAGACAATTTCCAGGACACAGGTATCAATAAAGTGCAGGGTACTTTTAGCTTTGGCGATCCggaaaaagaaaattacatatGTCCTATTTAGTTACTCTGTCCAAGTCTCTACCACTATATTTTCCAGGTGTTGCATTTCCAGTGTCATCGGcctaatttaagtttttttttttagtttaggtTTTTGTGGATATTGCCTACTCATTATCTGCAACGCCTGTTGAGGAATATACAAAGCACAATACAGTCAAGAATAACTAGAAAATGGagatataaaaaaggaaaaccATATCTAATACACTAAATTGttgagttttattttgagttttagACCTTTAAATATCTCTTATAGATTTACCTAAAGTATCTCGGAATTAGAAATACCCAGTTATAACTCGTACAAACTTTTATCACCACCCTAAAACTTGTCTCAAAATCTACATATGTAGGATATCGGTGATTTTAATGGACTAGTTCGTCCAATAGAACAGGCAGAAGAGGAATCCAGATTTTTGATTCGCTAGTAGAATGTACTTACATAATCCTCAATATTAGTAGCATACGAAACCGTGCTAAATTGGTTAATATCAGTTTGCGACAAACATTTACTGATCTATCTTTTGTATCATCGGATATTGCCTTAAATTGGGAATAGTTGGAAACAAACGATGCCCTAGGaagtgattatttaataattaagttaactctaaattataatgtatctcCTAATCACTTTATAATAAAGAGGAACTTCATATTAGGCAAATGTTAATCGTATCGTTCAGAAATTGATTCGCCATTGCGTTATATGACCTTTCAATTATGTAACTTTACGATATGTTGTTTGATTGTATATCCGTGTTACGGAAGGTatccttttattaaatttaacttaaatctTCTTAACGTGATCAACTTCAAACTTGTAGTAGTAGTGCAAAGagcattattaaaagtataacacctcgccttattgcctgcactggtgacaggagggctggttagattttttgcccagaggatagGAATTGCGATTCTACGGGTAAATGCTGCTACCATTCTTAATTCTgctattaattcatatttgtaaatatttaaggactttatgttaataattctaatgtaaatagagataataataatataaataagcaaaactaaattaaattataatt is part of the Vanessa atalanta chromosome 10, ilVanAtal1.2, whole genome shotgun sequence genome and encodes:
- the LOC125066669 gene encoding uncharacterized protein LOC125066669; the encoded protein is MLSWRVLLCVIIITVLQDTQSASLPFLRPAHIGETNNVEKLGTKIRIPAEMIRARVREGVPPPLCAGRCVSPPAGPVCAFDATGTARTFATLCELEAVSCRESTYYAITSNGEC